In Dermacentor andersoni chromosome 11, qqDerAnde1_hic_scaffold, whole genome shotgun sequence, the sequence TTAAAAATTAGTAGTAGAACAATGCAGCCATGCGGAACTGGTAATTCATGCAGGAATGGTGATTGGCTATCCACAAACTTCCCCCAAATCAGGCGCTGTTGGGCAGCAGGTGCTTTTGTTCCAGTTCCAAGTTCTCGCACGCACTGTATACGGGTTTTCTTTCCATTCATTGGCAGATAACTAGCGATATTTTCTGGCTTCCACTTATCTTTCTCGTCCTCCCCTTATAGCTTCCTCGCATATTATCTGCGTCCAGTCGAGGCGTGGCGTCTTTCGATTACGAGGCGAACTTACCCTACATTTTGCCCTTCTACTCTCTCATAGCTGAATAATTAGCAGCGAATATAATCATCACTTATCTTTACTACGGTGGGTATTCGGTCATGCGCACGCTTTCCGTCACCACGTGTTTCGGTGCGCGGAACAACGTAATAGCACACAAGGTTTTATCACTCGCGGGGACACAACCTCCTACATGGCGAAGGATGTGCGCCATCATAGCGAGGCAGTTAATTAttatggtgacgatgatgatgacgttcgGCATCCATGGTGCATGCCCGCTAAGGGGCATAGGCCGAGAATCGGGTGGCAGGAGCTAATGTAAGGAAGGATGAGGAGAAGCGAAAATAATTAAACAccaaaggaaagaatgaaagaaatagAACACGGTATGCGAGTGAACAGTCAGACTAACAAAGAAAATCATGAAAGATGTAGTAATCAAGAGGAAAATATAGACCCCGTTAATAAAGGATTTGGAAAAACAAGCTCGGCGAAATTAATAAAAAAACATATAGAAGCAAAATAGAGCTACAAAAAAAAGATAGCAAGGTGATCGCCTTGTttcacataaaaagaaaatcgAACTCTACGCAACAAACATCCATGTGACTGCACAGCCTAGCGTCGATGTTCCAAATGGTAGTATTGTCAGAATAATCATATTCGAATCTTTCAATGTGGAGCTTCCAGTAACCTCTTTCCTGTGTTCGAATATCGTCGTCATCAGAAGTGCTCCATTGAAGTGATTCAATATTACTACAAGTATGGCGTAGAGGGGACATCGTTAGACCAATTCtgtttaaacaaaaaaaaacttttgcagGATAGGATATATCCTAACGTGTATGAACCTTCCAATTGCCAAGAAGGACACCCTCTGGTTGTTcagcaaaaatttttttaaattatggggttttaggtgccaaaaccactttctgattatgacgcacgccgtagtgggggactccggaaatttcaaccacctggggttctttaacgtgcacctaaatctaagtacatgggtgttttcgcatttcgctcccatcgaaatgcggccgccgtgaccgggattcgatcccgcgacctcgtgctcagcagcctaacgccatagccactgagcaaccatagccactgagcaaccaccgcgggtTTCAGCAAAAATCAAGGTGTTGAATATCTGGAGATGTTGCCAGCACCAGTTAAAAGTATTGCCCGGCGAAAATGCAGCTCACACCCACTATAGAGGAATGCCTTAGGAACAGGTGGTTTATTCCGCGTTATAATTAGAAATAATATTTCAGGACTGCTATACATAGTGTGGATAACGTTGAAAGGCTAGATTACCTGTTCAAATGAGAGTAATGATAGCAGAAACAACGAATAATAACTAAATAAAAGCACAAGAAACACAGAGAAAAGAGATTCAAGTTTAACAGGGCATTCCGTTAGTCTCGATTAGAACCTCCTGGACGGCGGAGCAACCATCCCCTGTGGCTGAATACCAGAGTCGATGCCCCAAACGAAAGAATAAACGGGTTCCGTTAAATCCAGGCCAAGGCTTCGAAGAGGTAGTTCCAACATTATTTTCCttgcaacagagagagagagagcaaagagaggaaaggcagggaggtcaaccagacgagcgtccggtttgctaccctacactgggggtgagggaaagggggaacagatagaagaaaagaggaaggaagtgCTGACTTTGTGCAGTGAAacaccgtgacaccaaagtggagTTCCAGCAGTGAAGCGGTGACAAAGTGGTGGTTGTTGTTGCTACCTCGGCACCGTGGCAAGGCGTAATAAGAGGAGGAAGTAGAAGAAGATGGAAGGAGCGCTGGGCGTGCACTGAGCTCAGCTGCGCTTGGAGATTTCACCACGTCGATTTCTTGAGCAGGTCAGTCACGTAAATCTGCTGGTAgcgaagcaaaaagaaagaaggaaaaaaaaagcgcgttTAAGTTGCCGTAGATGTCGCCCAAGTTGTGACGATCAGGAAGCTTTAAGCCTCAATGTGCTTCGTGCGTGCGCCTGCCAACGTTGGCAATGTCAAGTAACATTCAGAGCTTATGGGTAGACTCGATTTTTGTACCTTTGATTAAAGGCTGCCTGACGTGTACATTGGCATCAGCGGGCATGGCGTTATGCTGTTGGCGGCGAGATCGTGAATTCGGTTCCCGCTTCCGGCGTCTGTATTCAGATTCATAATGACGGCGAAAGAAACGAAAAACATCAACTCCcgagtatttgaaaaaaaaattgggcatgCCCAGAACCTCACGTGGCTTAGGCAAACCTAGATCATTTCGTTACGCCATCACCCACGTAGCCCTTGGTTAGCTTTGAGACGTACAGTTCTGTAAACCACAATGTctccaagaaaaacaaaaggaaggaacagcgccagcaGCATGACAAATAAAAAGACAACGACAAAAGGCGCTGTCTGTCGTTTGTCCTGTACTTGGTGCGCTGTTTGCCTCTGGCGGAATGTTGCTCAACCAACTATAGTCCCGGCTTCGCACTCACCTACAATAATCTATCTCACCCCGTCTTTCGCGCTAAACGCTTGCGGAGCTCGGTTTCTGAGGTTGTCCTCGAAAGTTAACCGGAACTCGGCTTTGCTTTCTTCAGCGTTGCATTACGTGTCCGTGCAGGCGAGCAAGTGTGCAGCTGCGGCCAGATATGTCAGTTCCACAAAGCCTAAACACCATTCCACATCGAGAAAAATTACAGCACCCTTTATTTATGGTCGTGTAGAGTAAAATCGTGCAAACAAGTTTTCGCACCAGTAGAAATAGTACAGCAATTCATTAATAATTAGTTTCCTGGGCTGCCCACAAAACAAATGCGGCTGCAGCGTATCAAGAACGCTATTATGGGCTTTCGTTAAGTTCTGCGCGCAGAAACCGGAGTAAAGCGTCTCCCTCAGCATAGAAAGTACGTCAGACTGGGCTTTgcagttaaagaaaagaaaggttcaTCAAAATGGAACTATGTTGGGCCGTAAGTGATCTGAATGCCGCCCTACCGCCTTTTATTCCATGTCTGCACCACAGAAtgagcggctttgactcaggtACTGCCTGTGCACACCTCTATacgcccctctctctctccattctCTACCTTCCCCTTCtcaattaacacggcaagctgggcgagtttgtgattgaacatgttcctacgcgcgctcgtatcgtgtacttcctctcgtctttcgtccgggttgcgctgcccacccataggaacatgttccccttctcccttcccccagcgttaGGAAGCCAACCAGATTCTTGactggttagcatccctgccttcctcatatcccctctctctctctctctctgccccttcactggttagcatccctgccttcctcatatcccctctctctctctctctctgccccgcagccgcctccctccctccctccctccttacCTCCCTCCCTCTCCAGCTCTTTCCGCTGTGTCTTCGTGCCGATGGAGCTGTTCCGGGGGAAGTTGCTGCTCAAGAAAGACGGCACGACCATCTCGGCCGACGGGGTGCTGCGCAACAAGCGGCTCGTGTGCATCTACTTCGCGGCACAGTGGTGCCCGCCGTGCCGCACCTTCACGCCGCTGCTGGCCGACGCCTACCGGAGGGCCAAGGACGACGGACTGGCCATCGAAGTACGCGGGTCGCTTTGCTGTCGCTCATTACGAACACCTCGGGGGATCGGCTATTTAAGTGCGGCCAGCAAACGTACGGAGCTAAAAGACCTATCGGCTATCGTCAAAGCCGTCGATGTGGTTGCCAACGACAGCGATATAGCTTCCTTGAAATTCGCCAGAAATTTTGTTGAGCGGAATTTCACGTAAACCGACTAAATGACGAAGGAAGGAGACGCGCGCGACGCATCCGTCAATATACAGTGGCGCGAGACGCAAGGACTCCACCACACATGATCCCATCACGTGACGCGCACGACCGTGGATTACAACgtctccgagatcggcccagtTTTGATTACAGCATCTCAGCGATCGGTCCAGTTTAATTTTAGACAGCCTCTGGGATCTGCCCAGATTACTCGACGAGAAATCGAGCGATCAGACGGCGCCAAAAATgaaggcttcgctttaataaagaaaTTATGCGCTTGAGATGTTTATATTTAGCAGTTAGGCTATTTAGATACCTTCTCTAGATTCTTTTCAATATTCTGCAGAGGACACAGCCCGCCACATTTTTTAGTTTAGTATACCGattaattaaattacggggttttaattgccaaaaccactatctgattatgaggcactctgtAGTTGGGGGCTCCAGAAAtatggactacctggggttctttaacgtgcacctagatgtaagtacacgggtgtttccgccctcatcgaaatgcggccgccgtggccgggaatcgatcccgcaacctcgtgctttgcagcacaacaccatatccacaaagcaaccacggcgggttgagtaTACAGATGACTATGCCAGGTGCTTCACGGAATGTGTTCGACATTGTTTAAAAATAGAACTAGGGAAGCTGAGATAATTAAATCACCTTCTTTTGATTGCTTTTACTACAAAGACATGCAGTAGAAAATGACCTTGTAGCAATTACTCAGGTAATTATGCAAATTAGACTAATTTGCTTTCTAACCAAAAGAGCCTTGCGATTGATTTCAATGCAAGGTGAAGCGTACCATCCGAAGAGCTTGTAACGGCTTCCAGAATTACGAAGACTCGACGCTGCTAATTTCTACAGCGCGTTGATTCGCGGCCGATGTTACACAGAAAAGCAAAACTGAAGAGCCTATATTAAGAGCGCATCTGCCACGCCCTTAGTCTGCCTCGCTGATTGACGCGATCTCGCTCGCTTCATGCTTGCCCGACGGTCAGACGCAAccagtgacgtcactcacagTCGCCTATACTACTTCGGCTGTCTAGTTGGTTCAGTTCAAGACATGCCAGCGAAGAAAAAGCCGACGCTCTCCCTTCCACTACGCAGGTAATCTTCGTGTCATCGGATAAAAGCTCCGAAGAGATGCTCGCCTACGTGCGGAGCGACCACGAAGACTGGCCTATGCTTCCCTACGGCGACGGGCTGCAGGCGTGAGTGATGCAGGGGAGTTTTTATGCGGGGAGCACTTTCCGACACGCTTCCGGTCGAACGCTTCGATTCGCACGTGCGGCTTTCTGAGACATCGCAAATTTACGGCGACTGCGGTTGACCACGTTAATATCTGTAACATGTaggttaaaggggcactaaagagaaaagtaagttcagctgtattagtaaattacactTATACAATAAACgaataagcaaacaaacaagcaaacactCTTACCGTGACAGAAGGCATCATAAGCCAGAAAACAGGCCAAAACGAAACAATGTTGGCGGCGCCGCATAGAAATTTCCGCACCAGTCGGCCACGGCGCTAGATCTTTGCAGCATATTATTGGGCCTTTTTAACGCTTTAAGGACGATAAATATAAATACCtgaaggaaatgtttatttttaccTAAATGTGCGATATACGCCGAGAATGAGCACGTTCAACGAAAAGAATAtgtatagttctgcggaaacttgTGCAGCAGT encodes:
- the LOC126539602 gene encoding nucleoredoxin-like protein 2 codes for the protein MELFRGKLLLKKDGTTISADGVLRNKRLVCIYFAAQWCPPCRTFTPLLADAYRRAKDDGLAIEVIFVSSDKSSEEMLAYVRSDHEDWPMLPYGDGLQAILKARYKVSGIPTLVVVSADGSLVCANGRPDVQIKGCQAFKDWLSCI